From the Plasmodium vivax chromosome 5, whole genome shotgun sequence genome, one window contains:
- a CDS encoding hypothetical protein (encoded by transcript PVX_088795A) produces MTGTGKEHLKKLCTKFVGNLKNLKQNLESLEKLSKIFKKGSITNHGLQYLNDLDDILLKINLYELNKIYCDFKIEPKIVETSEKRLLHDFFKNSKAIYECAESGQSYCKKKYCNYVVYIKKLYDKHKDYCLWEEVCDYFDFNQLNPYEVLSKLKCSGYENIMATTEQKADPLPSVPKRKKKRRTGTFRLMATSQSGSDDNMKYRNFKCNYTLSEDGRITNLSSCTEISPDQEYYEKTSRVPKLNEEDYYDYRRRVKKDPYTVDVNDSGAEFTSLGTGFGKKKKKKKNYDELFEEFTQGLSEHGSNDMGMGTGVGMGTDMGMGSDMDMGSDMDMGSDMGTDMGAHNDYYDDGYYVPYYST; encoded by the exons ATGACAGGTACTGGAAaagaacatttaaaaaaattatgtaccAAATTTGtgggaaatttaaaaaatttaaaacagAATCTGGAAAGTCTTGAAA AATTAtccaaaatatttaaaaagggttCAATTACTAACCATGGCCTCCAATATTTGAATGATCTTGATGATATACTACTTAAAATTAACTTAtatgaattaaataaaatatattgtgACTTTAAGATAGAACCTAAAATCGTTGAAACGAGCGAAAAAAGACTTTtacatgatttttttaaaaatagtaaagCAATTTATGAATGTGCTGAGTCTGGCCAGAgttattgcaaaaaaaagtactgCAATTATGTcgtttatattaaaaaattatatgacaAGCATAAAGATTACTGTTTATGGGAAGAGGTATGTGACTATTTTGATTTTAATCAGCTTAATCCGTACGAAGTGTTAtctaaattaaaatgtagtggttatgaaaatataatggCAACAACTGAGCAAAAAGCTGATCCACTCCCTTCTgttccaaaaagaaaaaaaaaacgacgtaCAGGAACGTTTAGACTAATGGCAACTTCACAATCAGGTTCTGATGACAACATGAAAtatagaaattttaaatgtaattataCGCTAAGTGAAGATGGAAGAATTACTAATTTGTCATCCTGTACCGAAATTTCACCAGACCAagaatattatgaaaaaacatCAAGAGTTCCGAAattaaatgaagaagatTATTATGATTATAGGAGGAGAGTTAAAAAAGATCCTTATACTGTTGATGTTAATGATAGTGGTGCCGAA TTTACGTCCTTGGGTACAGgatttggtaaaaaaaagaaaaaaaaaaaaaattacgatgaactttttgaagaatttaCACAGGGATTATCTGAACATGGTTCAAATGATATGGGTATGGGAACTGGCGTGGGTATGGGTACTGACATGGGTATGGGTTCGGACATGGACATGGGTTCTGACATGGACATGGGTTCTGACATGGGTACGGATATGGGCGCCCATAATGATTACTATGACGATGGATATTATGTGCCTTACTATTCTACGTGa